From a single Gemmatimonadota bacterium genomic region:
- a CDS encoding glycosyl hydrolase yields the protein MNRLPGLSAPSLLALLATMLLAADTAAQTYPAELYENLEWENVGPSRGGRSTAVAGSEARPLEYYFGASGGGLWKTTDAGTTWNPVTDGQLGSASVGAVQVCAADPDIVYIGMGESEIRGNIQQGDGVYRSDDAGKTWRHLGLAESQAISRIRIHPDNCDIAWVGAWGLHSMPSEERGVYKTTDGGRSWRKVLYRDANTGAQDLALDPRNPDVMYAALWEAWRRSWGMSSGGPGSGLFKSTDGGETWQELTRNPGLPAGTIGKIGLAVSPADPNRIWAQVEAAEGGLFRSDDAGRTWELINTSRDLRQRAFYYTRVYADPQDRDVMYALNVGIYRSRDGGKTLESMQVPHGDNHDLWIAPNDPNRMIESNDGGANVSWNGGETWTEQDFPTAQFYRITTTNHFPYHICGAQQDNSTACVPSRGWDHLYGGDMPQTFLYDAGGGESGYIAVNPDKPWILYAGSHSGTLTRKNQQNGQQRAINVWPENPMGQSSASLVERVQWTFPIVFSPLDSNVLYTTSQHVWKTTNEGQSFRRISPDLTRAVDSTMIESGGPITKDQTGVEVYATVFALAPSYHSADVIWAGSDDGLVHVTRNATAASPDWRNVTPPDAPYLLRINTIEASPNTPGKAYVAGIRYLVENDRHPYVWRTEDYGATWTKIVAGIPDDDFVRSVREDPKRPGLLYAASERTVYVSWDDGGHWQPLSQNLPNVQVSDIQVKDNDLVIATHGRSAWVMRDITPLREMGPTVAQADVYLYPPVPTYRGVDPGVQIRYYLAEDADIRLDFLDENGAVLETYSGDASVEPSRPGGGRRRFGGGGRPQPTGKAGARTFMWDLRYPGFVDFEGMIFWSGANQGPVVLPGTYTVRLTAAGQVLEQPFEIRLDPRNEPVTIAQLQAQLDLALEVRDKVTQANNAVIDIREIEGQIDDRTGRTQNAQIHETADDVRGKLNDVEQEIYQVKNESRQDPLNFPIKINNKLAALLGGVSQGDFPPTEQSRQVFERLDGLLQAEMVRLQLIIDQDISRLNELLQQEGLDPILIRRLIS from the coding sequence ATGAACCGCCTTCCGGGTCTTTCGGCCCCGAGCCTTCTGGCTCTCCTGGCCACGATGCTGCTGGCCGCCGACACCGCAGCGCAGACCTATCCTGCCGAGCTCTACGAAAACCTCGAATGGGAGAACGTGGGGCCCTCCCGAGGCGGACGGTCCACCGCCGTGGCGGGCTCCGAAGCAAGACCCCTCGAATACTACTTCGGCGCCAGCGGCGGAGGTCTGTGGAAGACCACCGACGCCGGGACCACCTGGAACCCGGTGACCGATGGTCAGCTGGGCAGCGCATCGGTGGGCGCCGTTCAGGTCTGCGCGGCCGACCCGGACATCGTCTACATCGGAATGGGCGAGTCCGAGATCCGCGGCAACATCCAGCAAGGGGACGGCGTCTACCGCTCCGACGACGCGGGCAAGACCTGGAGGCACCTGGGGCTGGCGGAGAGCCAGGCCATCTCGCGCATCCGCATCCATCCGGACAACTGCGACATCGCCTGGGTCGGGGCCTGGGGCCTGCACTCCATGCCCAGCGAGGAGCGTGGAGTCTACAAGACCACCGACGGGGGTCGGTCGTGGAGGAAGGTGCTCTACCGGGATGCCAACACCGGCGCGCAAGATCTGGCCCTGGATCCGCGCAACCCAGACGTGATGTACGCGGCGCTCTGGGAGGCCTGGCGCCGCTCCTGGGGAATGAGTTCCGGCGGGCCCGGCTCGGGCCTGTTCAAGTCCACCGACGGTGGCGAGACCTGGCAGGAGTTGACCCGCAATCCGGGCCTGCCTGCAGGGACGATCGGGAAGATCGGCCTTGCGGTGAGTCCCGCGGATCCCAACCGCATCTGGGCCCAGGTCGAGGCCGCCGAGGGCGGCCTGTTCCGTTCCGACGATGCGGGACGCACCTGGGAGCTGATCAACACCAGTCGGGATCTGCGGCAGCGGGCGTTCTATTACACGCGGGTCTATGCCGATCCGCAGGACCGGGACGTGATGTACGCGCTGAACGTGGGGATCTACCGCTCGCGCGATGGCGGCAAGACGCTCGAGTCCATGCAGGTCCCACACGGCGACAACCACGACCTCTGGATCGCGCCCAACGATCCGAACCGGATGATCGAATCCAACGACGGAGGCGCCAACGTCAGTTGGAACGGCGGGGAGACGTGGACGGAGCAGGACTTCCCCACCGCGCAGTTCTATCGGATCACCACCACGAATCACTTCCCCTACCACATCTGCGGAGCGCAGCAGGACAACTCGACCGCGTGCGTGCCCAGTCGCGGGTGGGATCACCTGTACGGCGGCGACATGCCGCAGACGTTCCTGTACGACGCGGGCGGGGGTGAGTCCGGCTACATCGCCGTGAACCCCGACAAGCCCTGGATCCTCTATGCGGGGTCCCACTCGGGGACGCTCACGCGCAAGAACCAGCAGAACGGTCAGCAGCGAGCCATCAACGTGTGGCCCGAGAATCCGATGGGGCAGTCATCGGCTTCGCTGGTCGAGCGCGTGCAGTGGACGTTCCCCATCGTGTTCAGCCCCTTGGACTCCAACGTGCTGTACACCACTTCGCAGCACGTGTGGAAGACCACGAACGAGGGGCAGAGCTTCCGGCGCATCAGCCCCGACCTGACGCGGGCCGTCGATTCCACCATGATCGAGTCCGGCGGACCCATCACCAAGGACCAGACCGGTGTCGAGGTCTATGCCACCGTGTTCGCGCTGGCGCCCTCCTATCACAGCGCCGACGTGATCTGGGCCGGCTCGGACGACGGTTTGGTGCACGTGACCCGCAACGCCACGGCCGCGAGCCCCGACTGGAGGAACGTGACGCCTCCGGATGCGCCCTACCTGCTCCGCATCAACACGATCGAGGCGTCGCCCAACACGCCTGGGAAGGCCTACGTGGCGGGAATCCGCTACCTGGTGGAAAACGACCGTCATCCCTACGTGTGGAGGACCGAGGACTACGGAGCGACCTGGACCAAGATCGTAGCAGGCATCCCGGACGATGACTTCGTGCGCTCGGTGCGGGAGGACCCCAAGCGGCCGGGTCTGCTGTACGCGGCCTCGGAGCGCACCGTCTACGTGAGCTGGGACGATGGGGGCCACTGGCAGCCCCTCAGCCAGAACCTCCCCAACGTGCAGGTCTCCGACATCCAGGTGAAGGACAACGATCTGGTGATCGCCACCCACGGGCGGTCGGCCTGGGTGATGCGCGACATCACTCCGCTGCGCGAGATGGGCCCCACCGTGGCGCAAGCGGATGTGTACCTCTACCCGCCGGTCCCCACCTACCGAGGGGTCGACCCCGGTGTGCAGATCCGGTACTACCTGGCGGAGGACGCCGACATCCGCCTGGACTTCCTGGACGAGAACGGGGCCGTCCTCGAGACCTACTCCGGTGACGCCAGTGTGGAGCCGTCCCGGCCCGGCGGTGGCCGGCGGCGCTTCGGCGGAGGCGGGCGGCCGCAACCCACGGGAAAGGCCGGAGCGCGGACGTTCATGTGGGACCTGCGCTACCCAGGGTTCGTGGACTTCGAGGGAATGATCTTCTGGAGCGGAGCCAATCAGGGCCCGGTGGTCCTGCCGGGTACCTATACCGTGCGGCTCACCGCGGCCGGGCAGGTGCTGGAGCAGCCCTTCGAGATTCGTCTCGATCCGCGCAACGAGCCCGTCACCATCGCGCAGCTGCAGGCCCAGCTCGATCTCGCGCTCGAGGTCAGGGACAAGGTGACCCAGGCCAACAATGCCGTCATCGACATCCGTGAGATCGAGGGACAGATCGACGACCGGACCGGTCGCACCCAGAACGCGCAGATCCACGAGACCGCGGACGACGTGCGCGGGAAGCTGAACGACGTCGAGCAGGAGATCTACCAGGTCAAGAACGAGAGCCGGCAGGATCCGCTCAACTTCCCGATCAAGATCAACAACAAGCTCGCGGCGTTGTTGGGTGGGGTCTCCCAGGGGGATTTCCCGCCCACCGAGCAGTCGCGTCAGGTCTTCGAGCGACTGGACGGGTTGCTGCAGGCAGAGATGGTGCGCCTGCAGCTGATCATCGACCAGGACATCAGTCGCCTGAACGAGCTCCTGCAACAGGAGGGACTGGATCCCATCTTGATCCGCAGGCTGATCAGCTAG
- a CDS encoding NAD(P)H-binding protein, with amino-acid sequence MKRRILVAGGTGLLGEPVARRLHEDGFTVRVLARDPERARRLFGDAFEIVAADITDLKALERSLLGCWGAHISIGGAVDQVSAENVADLALATGLQRVGYISGSTVCEENGWFPMVAQKLMAEKAVGACGAPFTIFCPTWPFETLLRFVRGGRATLIGKQPTPYHFFAAEDLARMVSRAYRSDEAANKRLYVHGPEAIPMRVALERVCAALYPEIESVSVLPIGLARIMALLTRNAGLKYATELMAYFDKAGEPGDPAEANRLLGAPTLTLEQWIAKRLNGAAAESEPVAAG; translated from the coding sequence ATGAAGAGGAGAATCCTGGTCGCCGGTGGCACCGGACTCCTGGGGGAGCCTGTTGCCCGAAGGCTGCACGAGGACGGATTCACGGTCCGCGTGCTGGCCAGAGACCCGGAGAGAGCTCGACGCCTCTTCGGCGATGCGTTCGAGATCGTCGCGGCGGATATCACCGACCTGAAGGCTCTGGAACGGTCGCTGCTGGGGTGCTGGGGTGCGCACATCAGCATCGGCGGAGCCGTCGATCAGGTCAGCGCCGAGAACGTGGCGGACCTGGCGCTCGCAACTGGGCTCCAACGGGTCGGATACATCTCCGGAAGCACAGTGTGCGAGGAGAATGGCTGGTTCCCGATGGTCGCGCAGAAGCTCATGGCCGAGAAGGCAGTGGGCGCGTGCGGCGCGCCCTTCACCATCTTCTGCCCCACCTGGCCCTTCGAGACGCTGCTGCGTTTCGTTCGAGGCGGGCGCGCTACCCTGATCGGGAAGCAACCAACGCCCTACCACTTCTTCGCAGCCGAGGATCTCGCTCGGATGGTCTCCCGCGCCTATCGGAGCGACGAGGCCGCCAACAAGCGTCTCTACGTCCACGGGCCGGAGGCCATTCCCATGCGCGTGGCCCTGGAACGCGTCTGTGCTGCGCTGTATCCCGAGATCGAGTCGGTCTCGGTTCTGCCCATCGGGCTCGCGCGCATCATGGCGCTGCTTACCCGGAACGCGGGCCTCAAGTATGCCACGGAGCTGATGGCGTACTTCGACAAGGCCGGGGAGCCGGGGGACCCTGCGGAGGCCAATCGCCTGCTGGGCGCGCCGACCCTGACCCTGGAACAGTGGATCGCGAAGCGATTGAACGGGGCCGCGGCCGAGAGCGAGCCGGTGGCGGCGGGTTGA
- a CDS encoding amidase family protein, with amino-acid sequence MTARPQLRARRFVAPIVCLLGACTQAARAPEPFDVVEATIPEMQQAMAEGRVTSRQLVEAYLQRIALYEERINATIAVNEHALAEADRLDQERAAGSVRGPLHGIPIALKDNVHTTDMPTTGGALAFEGFVPPYEATLTTNLREAGAVIIAKTVMTELANFIANGMPGNYSSKGGYGLNPYDPRRDPRDDRYDGRPVMGTGGSSSGIGTAANFWAANVGTETSGSILSPSNSNMLAAVKPTVGRVSRWGVIPITGDQDTAGPMAKTVTDAAILLGALEGAAPDPNDPATSRCEPPANRDYTAFLNPNGLQGARIGIPRALYYDSVQVPGSDRWRGGMTGERRAAMDEAIAILRQQGATVVDPADIPSVLDPDPENNLMGPGARSVVLHYGMKRDFNAWLASLGASAPVKTLTELREWNLAHERLGTLKYGQANLDTSDDLDLEKDRPRYEEDRARDLRLNGEHGIDEVMAAHELDALLFPGSGGAGISAKPGYPTVIVPFALVQAEMDPPLPDGFDMRPSPFGVSFAGTACSEPRLLELAYAFEQATKRRVPPPGLP; translated from the coding sequence ATGACTGCGCGCCCGCAGCTTCGCGCCCGCAGGTTCGTTGCACCCATCGTGTGCCTGCTGGGAGCCTGCACGCAGGCTGCCCGCGCCCCCGAGCCTTTCGACGTGGTGGAAGCCACCATCCCCGAGATGCAGCAGGCCATGGCGGAGGGTCGGGTCACGTCGCGGCAGCTCGTCGAGGCCTACCTGCAGCGCATCGCGCTGTACGAGGAGCGCATCAACGCGACCATCGCCGTCAATGAGCACGCGCTGGCAGAGGCCGATCGTCTGGACCAGGAGCGGGCGGCCGGGAGCGTGCGGGGTCCGCTGCACGGCATCCCGATCGCGCTCAAGGACAACGTCCACACCACCGACATGCCGACGACGGGCGGCGCGTTGGCCTTCGAAGGGTTCGTGCCGCCCTACGAAGCGACGCTCACCACGAACCTGCGGGAAGCCGGTGCCGTCATCATCGCCAAGACGGTCATGACGGAGCTGGCCAACTTCATCGCCAACGGCATGCCGGGAAACTACAGCTCCAAGGGCGGCTATGGCCTGAATCCCTACGATCCGCGCAGGGACCCGCGCGATGACCGCTACGACGGGCGCCCCGTGATGGGAACCGGCGGCTCGAGCTCCGGCATCGGGACGGCTGCGAACTTCTGGGCGGCGAATGTAGGGACCGAGACGTCGGGCTCGATCCTGTCGCCGTCGAACTCCAACATGCTGGCGGCGGTGAAGCCGACCGTGGGGCGCGTGAGTCGTTGGGGCGTGATCCCGATCACCGGCGATCAGGATACGGCGGGCCCCATGGCGAAGACCGTCACCGACGCCGCGATCCTGCTGGGCGCGCTCGAAGGTGCTGCGCCGGACCCCAACGATCCCGCGACATCGCGTTGTGAGCCACCCGCCAACCGCGACTACACGGCATTCCTGAACCCGAACGGTCTGCAAGGCGCACGCATCGGTATTCCCCGGGCGCTCTACTACGATTCGGTCCAGGTGCCGGGCTCCGACCGCTGGCGGGGCGGGATGACTGGCGAGCGTCGCGCCGCCATGGACGAGGCGATCGCGATCCTTCGGCAGCAGGGCGCCACCGTTGTCGATCCTGCCGATATCCCGAGCGTGTTGGATCCGGATCCCGAGAACAACCTCATGGGCCCGGGCGCGCGCAGCGTGGTGCTGCACTACGGGATGAAGCGTGATTTCAACGCATGGCTGGCGTCGCTCGGCGCGTCGGCGCCCGTCAAGACGCTCACCGAGCTGCGCGAGTGGAACCTCGCGCACGAGCGGCTGGGCACGCTCAAGTACGGTCAGGCCAACCTGGACACGTCCGACGACTTGGACCTCGAGAAGGACCGGCCGCGCTACGAGGAGGACCGGGCCCGTGACCTGCGGCTCAACGGGGAGCACGGAATCGACGAGGTCATGGCGGCGCACGAGCTGGATGCTCTCCTCTTCCCCGGGTCCGGGGGAGCCGGGATCTCCGCAAAGCCCGGCTATCCGACGGTGATCGTCCCCTTCGCCCTGGTGCAGGCGGAGATGGATCCGCCCCTGCCGGACGGGTTCGACATGCGGCCTTCTCCGTTCGGCGTAAGCTTCGCGGGCACCGCGTGCAGTGAGCCCCGGCTGCTGGAGCTTGCCTACGCGTTCGAGCAGGCCACCAAGCGGCGCGTGCCGCCTCCCGGGCTGCCGTAG
- a CDS encoding choice-of-anchor D domain-containing protein, with amino-acid sequence MSCTPLSITPGLFLTASIWENTPSKTFDGKSLTLTTTGGSPGLSVQQGGNNIFHPQLANRTLRYRVLGNKFLVILDSETTSPSTRSVSLVDFTKSPWTEVNILTVLTSSTAVAPPIVNESQGNGAVFLAFGQDGTNHTSVAIHRSDTGATLCSLGSPIVPTGQTAGEATATQLIIHFSTGGTSHTQACALPAGNCQVTPSLQSFADVAVGGCPFTPETKQFTIKNTGDDCLTISAIANAAPFSVQSTSTPLPATLAKNETMTVTVAFNPTTVGNWNTQDLMITRSPANGADRLQCKGKAVAAQAKVTFSATSFNFGKHPVGTPAPGKTLSITNTGSLPLSVSVPVLSASGFTCAGFNGTLNCGQAQTIALGFTPPAEGPQTATLSVVSGAPGSPHTITLNGEGCVANAEIAVPPSAPIDFLQVEQGFRTVRFIEVSNPGDGPLQFTGTISGADAALFGLPDPQGSITNAPGTRVYDVLPVSPCGPGAAGSGKTVVAVSFVAADTPRVATASLTLSGSNATNVPVGQTWVFPLTAEITPPVALDVAVVVDHSGSMNDPLGSRVKMEAAVSATQLFVELLRPDLDDRGAIVRFNHLPDVPTPMTPITTTGVPTQNQILQSVPANLPPAQGNTAIAAGAITGAREVLKPRATTPANLKRAVVVLSDGIENTGFEDPSGSGNWFSILGGNMLQPLPASGNVSTSPVVKPGNVDFYSIGLGRDTDIDAAQLEALAGSANHYLHVNQDLTGAKYFELEKYYTQIFMDIVGTSSVADPMFWIAPGQKHEIEFDVLRGDVDALVVLYDFKGMRLPFFCVSPAGEVIDPGAIPAGYQLRAGSTSQARIVEFKMPLKEPDRYAGRWRVMVEHPGMVCRGTPSQKARGLGFLPRDCGEYKDPLLYGIAIGVGSNFRMMPYVTPGPVYVGDPIQLTAVVTEAGLPVTGCTVSVETTAPGGATWTQGLHDDGAHADGSADDGDYGSSFTHTVQPGTYHFRFRATGYSRDGEPVVREAFRDKAVLPRTSTPPGGGGGSGGFERCCKELLEELRQQHRLLKRLIER; translated from the coding sequence ATGTCCTGCACCCCGCTCTCCATCACCCCGGGGCTGTTCCTGACCGCTTCGATCTGGGAGAACACGCCCTCCAAGACGTTCGACGGCAAGTCGCTGACACTGACCACCACCGGAGGCAGTCCCGGCCTGTCGGTCCAGCAGGGCGGCAACAACATCTTCCACCCACAACTCGCCAACCGCACGCTGCGCTATCGAGTGCTGGGCAACAAGTTCCTCGTGATTCTGGACAGCGAAACCACGAGCCCCAGCACACGCAGCGTCTCGCTCGTCGACTTCACCAAGAGTCCTTGGACCGAGGTCAATATCCTGACGGTCCTCACGAGCTCGACCGCGGTCGCACCCCCCATCGTGAACGAGAGCCAGGGCAACGGGGCTGTGTTCCTCGCGTTTGGGCAGGACGGCACCAATCACACCAGCGTGGCGATCCATCGCAGCGACACCGGTGCCACGCTTTGCTCGCTGGGCTCCCCCATCGTCCCCACGGGGCAGACCGCCGGAGAGGCCACAGCCACGCAGCTGATCATCCATTTCTCGACCGGTGGCACCAGCCACACGCAGGCCTGTGCGCTTCCGGCCGGGAACTGTCAGGTCACACCGTCACTGCAGTCCTTCGCGGACGTGGCCGTGGGTGGCTGTCCGTTCACGCCGGAAACCAAACAGTTCACGATCAAGAACACCGGCGACGACTGCCTTACGATCAGCGCCATCGCCAACGCGGCACCGTTTTCCGTGCAATCCACCTCGACGCCACTGCCAGCGACTCTGGCCAAGAACGAGACCATGACGGTCACGGTGGCGTTCAACCCGACCACGGTCGGGAACTGGAACACGCAGGACCTGATGATCACCCGGTCCCCCGCGAACGGGGCGGATCGACTCCAGTGCAAGGGCAAAGCGGTCGCGGCCCAGGCGAAGGTGACGTTCAGCGCCACGTCCTTCAACTTCGGCAAGCACCCGGTCGGCACGCCCGCACCCGGCAAGACGCTCTCCATCACCAACACAGGGAGCCTACCCCTCTCGGTCAGCGTGCCGGTGCTCAGCGCGTCGGGATTCACCTGCGCCGGGTTCAACGGCACGCTGAACTGTGGGCAGGCGCAGACCATCGCCCTCGGATTCACACCCCCCGCAGAGGGGCCCCAGACGGCCACACTCAGCGTCGTGAGCGGCGCCCCCGGCAGCCCGCACACCATCACGTTGAACGGAGAGGGCTGTGTCGCCAACGCGGAGATCGCCGTACCCCCCTCGGCTCCCATCGACTTCCTGCAAGTGGAGCAAGGCTTCCGTACAGTGCGCTTCATCGAGGTCAGCAACCCCGGTGACGGCCCGCTCCAGTTCACCGGGACGATCTCTGGCGCGGACGCCGCCCTGTTCGGGCTCCCCGACCCTCAGGGCTCGATCACGAACGCCCCCGGGACCCGCGTCTACGACGTGCTGCCCGTCTCGCCCTGCGGGCCCGGTGCGGCTGGAAGCGGGAAGACGGTGGTCGCCGTCTCGTTCGTGGCAGCCGACACGCCTCGGGTCGCCACCGCCAGCCTGACCCTGTCTGGAAGCAACGCGACCAACGTTCCGGTGGGCCAGACCTGGGTCTTTCCGCTGACCGCGGAGATCACGCCGCCGGTGGCGTTGGATGTGGCGGTGGTGGTCGACCACTCCGGCAGCATGAACGATCCGCTCGGATCCCGCGTGAAGATGGAGGCAGCCGTCTCGGCCACGCAGCTCTTCGTGGAGCTGCTGCGTCCCGATCTGGACGACCGGGGAGCCATCGTGCGCTTCAACCACCTTCCCGACGTCCCCACGCCGATGACGCCGATCACCACGACCGGCGTGCCCACCCAGAACCAGATCCTTCAGTCGGTACCCGCCAATCTCCCGCCCGCGCAAGGGAACACGGCCATCGCGGCCGGGGCGATCACCGGCGCTCGTGAGGTACTCAAGCCGCGCGCCACCACGCCTGCCAACCTGAAGCGTGCCGTGGTCGTCCTGAGCGACGGAATCGAAAACACGGGCTTCGAGGACCCCTCAGGCAGCGGAAACTGGTTCAGCATCCTGGGGGGCAACATGCTGCAGCCCCTACCGGCCAGCGGGAACGTCAGCACGTCGCCGGTGGTCAAGCCGGGGAACGTCGACTTCTACTCCATCGGACTCGGTCGGGACACGGACATCGACGCGGCCCAGCTCGAGGCTTTGGCAGGGAGCGCCAACCACTATCTGCACGTCAATCAAGATCTGACCGGCGCGAAATACTTCGAGCTGGAGAAGTACTACACGCAGATCTTCATGGACATCGTGGGTACGTCCTCTGTGGCCGACCCGATGTTCTGGATCGCTCCTGGTCAGAAGCACGAGATCGAGTTCGACGTGTTGCGCGGTGACGTCGACGCGCTGGTGGTGCTCTACGACTTCAAGGGAATGCGACTTCCCTTCTTCTGCGTCTCACCTGCCGGTGAGGTCATCGACCCTGGTGCGATACCGGCCGGATATCAGTTGAGAGCGGGATCGACGAGTCAAGCGCGCATCGTCGAATTCAAGATGCCGCTGAAGGAGCCCGATCGGTACGCCGGCCGCTGGCGGGTCATGGTCGAACACCCGGGGATGGTCTGTCGCGGAACGCCCAGCCAGAAGGCCAGGGGCCTCGGCTTCCTGCCGCGCGACTGCGGCGAGTACAAGGACCCGCTGCTCTACGGCATCGCCATCGGCGTCGGGAGCAACTTCCGCATGATGCCCTACGTGACTCCGGGACCGGTCTACGTAGGTGATCCCATCCAACTGACGGCGGTCGTGACGGAGGCCGGCTTACCGGTGACCGGCTGCACGGTCTCCGTAGAGACCACGGCCCCAGGTGGCGCGACCTGGACGCAAGGTCTGCACGACGACGGCGCTCATGCCGACGGGTCGGCGGACGACGGCGACTACGGGAGCTCGTTCACACACACCGTTCAGCCGGGAACGTACCACTTCCGCTTCCGCGCCACCGGCTATAGCCGGGACGGCGAACCCGTGGTGCGCGAGGCGTTCCGCGACAAGGCCGTGCTCCCTCGCACCAGCACGCCACCGGGTGGCGGAGGGGGGTCGGGCGGCTTCGAACGTTGCTGCAAGGAGCTGTTGGAGGAGCTGCGTCAGCAGCACCGGCTCCTGAAACGGTTGATCGAGCGCTGA
- a CDS encoding amino acid permease encodes MPGTPASRAAAAPVAELRRAIRLPQATAMVVGTIIGASIFVQPSEITGRIPSATGVAAVWILAGLLTLLGALVCAELASTFTQSGGVYVYLREAYSPLLGFLWGWAMLWVMHSGILAAIATVFARYAAVFIPVGDRGTRGIAAGVIVLLSAVNVVGVRQGTMVQTLFTAGKLLAIAIMVLAAFLLGTPAGGSSEVMLQAGPTDFLLAIAAGLFAFGGWHMVTYSSEETVEPERTIPRALVAGTLIVTLCYVLLNAAYLYVLPLEAVASSTRVAADAADAVLGTGGARAMSALVMFSTFGALSGIVLAGPRVYLAMARDGLLFRGLAAVHPRRQTPHRAIALQAVISVALVLTGTYRTLFTRVVYTEWIFFGLMALGLMRLRRRPDLARGYSIWGYPWVPLIFALCAFAIVVNQIVSEPAQSLTGLGLVLLGVPVYALWARSTRQDATS; translated from the coding sequence GTGCCAGGTACCCCCGCCAGCAGGGCGGCCGCTGCTCCTGTGGCGGAGCTTCGTCGGGCGATCCGACTGCCGCAGGCTACCGCCATGGTGGTGGGCACCATCATCGGTGCGTCCATCTTCGTTCAACCGTCCGAGATCACGGGCCGCATCCCCTCGGCCACCGGTGTCGCGGCCGTGTGGATCCTGGCCGGGCTGCTCACGCTGCTGGGTGCCTTGGTATGCGCCGAGCTGGCCTCGACGTTCACGCAGTCGGGCGGCGTCTACGTCTACCTGCGCGAGGCCTACTCTCCGCTGCTGGGCTTCCTGTGGGGCTGGGCCATGCTTTGGGTGATGCATTCCGGCATTCTGGCGGCGATCGCCACGGTCTTCGCGCGCTATGCCGCGGTTTTCATTCCCGTGGGTGACCGCGGCACGCGCGGGATTGCAGCCGGTGTGATCGTCCTCTTGTCTGCGGTCAACGTCGTCGGCGTGCGTCAGGGAACGATGGTGCAGACGCTGTTCACCGCGGGCAAGCTCCTGGCCATCGCCATCATGGTGCTGGCTGCCTTCCTGCTTGGTACACCGGCAGGGGGATCATCGGAGGTGATGTTGCAGGCGGGTCCCACCGATTTCCTGTTGGCCATCGCGGCGGGCCTGTTCGCATTCGGCGGGTGGCACATGGTCACCTACAGTTCTGAAGAGACCGTGGAGCCGGAGCGCACCATCCCGCGGGCCTTGGTGGCAGGAACGCTGATCGTGACCCTGTGCTACGTGCTGCTGAATGCGGCCTACCTGTATGTGCTGCCCCTGGAAGCGGTCGCGTCATCGACACGCGTGGCGGCGGACGCGGCGGATGCGGTCCTGGGGACGGGCGGTGCAAGGGCCATGTCCGCTCTGGTGATGTTCTCCACGTTCGGGGCGCTGAGCGGCATCGTGCTGGCGGGACCCCGAGTGTACCTGGCCATGGCGCGGGACGGATTGCTGTTCCGGGGACTGGCCGCGGTCCATCCGCGCCGGCAGACACCCCATCGCGCGATCGCCTTGCAAGCCGTGATCTCGGTGGCGCTCGTCCTCACCGGCACCTACCGCACGCTGTTCACCCGCGTGGTCTACACGGAGTGGATCTTCTTCGGGCTCATGGCCCTGGGGCTGATGCGGCTGCGCCGCCGACCGGATCTGGCGCGCGGTTACTCCATCTGGGGCTATCCCTGGGTGCCTCTGATCTTCGCGTTGTGTGCCTTCGCGATCGTGGTCAACCAGATCGTCTCCGAGCCGGCCCAAAGCCTGACGGGCTTGGGTCTCGTGCTTCTCGGCGTTCCTGTCTATGCTCTCTGGGCCCGCTCCACTCGCCAGGACGCGACGTCATGA